In a single window of the Pelagibacterium sp. 26DY04 genome:
- the aroQ gene encoding type II 3-dehydroquinate dehydratase, whose protein sequence is MAKRVLILNGPNLNMLGTREKAIYGSETLADIESMCRTACEKLGLTCDFRQSNHEGELVDWIQSARKTADAIIINPAAYSHTSVAIHDALRTAEKPVVEVHLTNIHQREAFRHHSYVSAVATGVICGLGSRGYTLALEAVAEILN, encoded by the coding sequence ATGGCAAAGCGCGTACTGATCCTGAACGGACCGAACCTCAACATGCTGGGCACGCGGGAAAAGGCGATATATGGCAGCGAGACGCTCGCCGATATCGAGTCGATGTGCCGGACAGCTTGCGAAAAGCTGGGCCTGACCTGCGATTTCCGGCAGTCCAACCACGAGGGCGAACTGGTCGATTGGATCCAGTCGGCGCGCAAGACAGCCGATGCCATCATCATCAATCCGGCCGCTTATTCGCACACCTCGGTCGCCATTCACGATGCCCTGCGCACCGCTGAAAAGCCGGTCGTGGAAGTGCACCTTACAAACATTCACCAGCGTGAGGCTTTCCGTCACCATTCCTATGTGTCGGCCGTGGCAACGGGTGTCATTTGCGGGCTGGGTTCCAGAGGTTATACACTGGCCCTGGAGGCCGTGGCCGAAATACTGAATTGA
- the accB gene encoding acetyl-CoA carboxylase biotin carboxyl carrier protein gives MAKISQVDQDLIRTIAELVNEANLAEIELEQDDFRIRVTRTFAKEVVQVAAPGYAAPAAPAAPAAPAATSASAATTPAAPAAEDLASSPNTLTSPMVGTAYLAPEPGAKPFVEVGAKVSEGQTVLIIEAMKTMNQIPAHKSGTVTRLLVDDATPVEYGEPLVVIE, from the coding sequence ATGGCAAAGATCTCACAGGTCGATCAGGACCTCATCCGCACCATCGCCGAACTCGTCAACGAAGCCAATCTGGCCGAAATCGAACTGGAGCAGGATGATTTCCGCATCCGCGTGACCCGCACCTTCGCCAAGGAGGTGGTTCAGGTGGCAGCTCCTGGCTACGCTGCGCCCGCCGCCCCTGCGGCCCCGGCCGCGCCCGCCGCTACGAGCGCCTCTGCAGCCACCACCCCTGCCGCCCCGGCGGCCGAGGATCTCGCCTCGAGCCCCAATACGCTGACCTCGCCCATGGTGGGCACCGCCTATCTCGCCCCCGAACCCGGCGCCAAGCCTTTCGTCGAAGTTGGCGCCAAGGTCTCCGAAGGGCAGACGGTTCTGATCATCGAAGCCATGAAGACCATGAACCAGATTCCGGCGCATAAATCGGGCACCGTCACCCGATTGCTTGTCGATGACGCCACGCCGGTCGAATACGGCGAACCCCTCGTCGTCATCGAATAA
- the accC gene encoding acetyl-CoA carboxylase biotin carboxylase subunit — protein sequence MFSKVLIANRGEIALRILRACKELGIQTVAIHSQADADAMHVRLADESVCVGPNPARDSYLNIPSILAACEITGAEAVHPGYGFLSENARFARILAEHKISFIGPSAHHIEIMGDKIQAKKTALELGIPCVPGSAGAVTTEADAKRVAAEIGYPVLIKAAAGGGGRGMKVAKTEADLSVAFSTARTEAKAAFGDDAVYMEKYLEKPRHIEVQVIGDGQGNAVHLGTRDCSLQRRHQKVWEEASAPTVPADEQAEIGEICAAAMRKLKYSGAGTIEFLYENGEFYFIEMNTRLQVEHPVTERITNFDIVYEQIRVAAGEPLSLRQEDVMFYGHAIEVRINAEDPQTFAPSPGKITYYHPAGGVGVRVDAAVYQGYNIPPYYDSLIGKLIVHGRTRPECLQRLNRALDEFIVDGVKTTLPLFRRLIKEPDIQSGNYDIHWLEKFLEANKQ from the coding sequence ATGTTTTCCAAGGTCCTCATAGCCAATCGCGGCGAGATCGCCCTTCGCATCCTGCGCGCCTGCAAGGAGCTCGGCATTCAAACCGTAGCGATCCACTCGCAGGCCGACGCCGACGCCATGCATGTGCGCCTGGCCGACGAAAGCGTCTGTGTCGGCCCCAATCCGGCGCGCGACAGCTACCTCAACATTCCCTCGATTCTCGCCGCTTGCGAGATCACCGGCGCCGAAGCGGTCCATCCCGGCTACGGCTTCCTTTCGGAAAATGCTCGTTTCGCCCGCATTCTCGCCGAACACAAGATTTCCTTCATCGGCCCATCTGCCCATCACATCGAAATCATGGGCGACAAGATCCAGGCTAAAAAGACGGCGCTTGAACTTGGCATCCCCTGCGTTCCCGGCTCGGCCGGCGCGGTGACCACCGAAGCCGACGCCAAGCGCGTCGCCGCTGAAATCGGCTACCCCGTGCTGATAAAGGCTGCAGCGGGCGGTGGTGGACGCGGGATGAAGGTTGCCAAGACCGAAGCCGATCTCTCGGTCGCATTCTCGACGGCACGTACCGAAGCCAAGGCCGCCTTTGGTGACGACGCCGTCTACATGGAAAAATATCTCGAAAAGCCGCGCCACATCGAAGTGCAAGTGATTGGTGACGGCCAGGGCAACGCCGTCCACCTGGGCACGCGCGACTGCTCGCTCCAGCGCCGTCACCAGAAGGTGTGGGAAGAAGCCTCCGCCCCTACCGTTCCTGCTGACGAACAGGCCGAGATTGGTGAGATCTGCGCTGCCGCCATGCGCAAGCTCAAATACTCCGGCGCCGGCACCATCGAGTTCCTCTACGAGAACGGCGAGTTCTATTTCATTGAAATGAACACCCGCCTTCAGGTCGAGCACCCGGTTACCGAGCGCATCACCAATTTCGATATCGTCTATGAGCAGATCCGCGTCGCCGCCGGCGAACCCCTCTCGCTCCGGCAGGAAGACGTGATGTTCTACGGGCACGCCATCGAAGTGCGCATCAACGCCGAGGACCCGCAGACCTTCGCCCCATCGCCCGGCAAGATCACCTATTACCATCCAGCCGGTGGTGTGGGCGTGCGCGTCGATGCGGCTGTCTATCAGGGCTATAACATTCCGCCCTATTACGACAGCCTGATCGGCAAGCTGATCGTGCACGGCCGCACCCGGCCCGAATGCCTGCAGCGCCTCAATCGCGCACTCGATGAATTCATCGTCGACGGGGTCAAGACCACGCTGCCGCTGTTCCGGCGCCTGATCAAGGAACCGGACATCCAATCGGGCAATTACGATATTCATTGGCTCGAAAAGTTTCTCGAGGCCAACAAGCAATAG
- the aat gene encoding leucyl/phenylalanyl-tRNA--protein transferase — MSRKSDPFDVELTPELILRAYRAGIFPMSESADDPDIFWVSPQMRGVIPLDGLRISKSLAKALRKHSFSVVVDRNFEATIEGCATAGSDRDTTWINPVIRELYGELFAMGYCHTVEVYDGTELVGGLYGLAIGGAFFGESMFHRRTDTSKIALVHLVERLRAGGYALLDTQFITDHLASLGAIEIPRAIYEVRLSAALEFDGDFFAWDRLNQPI; from the coding sequence ATGAGCCGAAAAAGCGACCCTTTCGATGTCGAACTGACGCCTGAGCTGATCCTGCGCGCCTATCGTGCCGGCATCTTCCCGATGTCCGAAAGCGCCGACGATCCCGATATCTTTTGGGTCAGTCCCCAAATGCGCGGCGTCATTCCGCTTGATGGATTACGAATATCGAAAAGCCTTGCCAAGGCTTTGCGCAAGCACTCGTTTTCAGTGGTCGTGGACCGCAATTTCGAAGCAACGATCGAGGGATGCGCAACGGCAGGCTCGGATCGGGACACCACTTGGATCAATCCCGTGATCCGCGAACTCTATGGCGAACTCTTTGCCATGGGCTATTGCCACACCGTTGAAGTCTATGACGGCACCGAACTGGTTGGCGGCCTCTATGGCCTGGCCATCGGTGGAGCCTTTTTCGGCGAATCCATGTTCCACCGCCGCACCGATACTTCCAAGATCGCGCTCGTCCACCTCGTTGAACGGCTCAGGGCGGGTGGTTACGCGCTGCTCGACACCCAGTTCATCACCGATCATCTCGCCTCACTCGGCGCCATCGAAATCCCGCGCGCCATCTATGAAGTGAGGCTTTCGGCAGCGCTGGAATTCGACGGCGATTTCTTCGCCTGGGATCGGCTCAATCAGCCAATTTGA
- a CDS encoding GyrI-like domain-containing protein — MLTLPTIIDRPEQTYAYVTYTVRMDQMQTPADQGFPKLFGYLAQQGIEPIAAPFFNYRRIDMENTHDVGAGVPVARAGDDGEGVRFGTLPSGRYVTLEWHGHYDGLMQTTAMLIGWIRLVGEKFDMREEVDGDHFACRLEIYETDPSREPDPEKWVTTLAFKLAD, encoded by the coding sequence ATGCTGACCCTGCCAACGATCATTGACCGGCCCGAGCAGACCTATGCCTACGTCACCTATACGGTGCGCATGGACCAGATGCAAACACCTGCGGACCAGGGCTTTCCCAAGCTGTTCGGCTATCTCGCCCAGCAAGGCATCGAACCGATTGCGGCACCTTTTTTCAACTATCGCCGCATCGATATGGAAAACACCCACGATGTCGGGGCCGGCGTGCCTGTGGCGCGGGCGGGGGATGATGGTGAAGGCGTGCGGTTCGGTACGCTTCCGTCAGGGCGGTACGTGACGCTGGAATGGCACGGCCATTACGACGGGCTGATGCAAACGACCGCTATGCTGATCGGCTGGATACGGCTGGTGGGCGAGAAATTCGACATGCGGGAAGAGGTGGACGGAGACCATTTCGCTTGCCGTCTGGAGATCTACGAGACCGATCCCAGCCGCGAGCCCGATCCGGAAAAATGGGTGACGACGCTGGCGTTCAAATTGGCTGATTGA
- a CDS encoding DUF2155 domain-containing protein, whose protein sequence is MALAIGLVAGAPPVHAQPISNPVAVFTGLDKITGRITVFDVYIDETVQFGSLQLTPRACYSRPSSEAQSETAFVQVDEVSLQATVKRIFSGWMFADSPALNAVDNAVYDVWLVDCKQTSDVPPPSQRPQ, encoded by the coding sequence ATGGCCCTCGCCATAGGCCTTGTGGCGGGTGCACCGCCGGTTCATGCGCAGCCCATCTCCAATCCGGTAGCGGTATTTACCGGGCTCGACAAGATCACCGGCCGGATCACGGTGTTCGATGTCTATATCGACGAGACCGTGCAGTTCGGTTCGCTCCAGCTCACGCCCAGGGCCTGCTATTCGCGCCCCAGCAGCGAAGCCCAGAGCGAGACGGCATTTGTCCAGGTGGACGAGGTCTCCCTGCAGGCGACCGTCAAGCGGATATTTTCCGGATGGATGTTCGCCGATTCGCCGGCGCTTAACGCCGTGGACAATGCGGTTTATGACGTGTGGCTCGTCGACTGCAAACAAACCTCGGACGTGCCACCGCCCAGCCAGAGACCGCAATGA
- a CDS encoding NADH:ubiquinone oxidoreductase subunit NDUFA12, with product MSTRLFTALRGQRIGEDEFGNVYYQGKKDGRRWVIYNGPAEASAIPAGWHGWMHYRTDVPPSQADYTPREWEKPHQPNLTGTAMAYRPDGSILNNQTRPRVTGDYDAWSPE from the coding sequence ATGTCGACACGGCTGTTTACAGCGCTCCGCGGTCAGAGGATCGGTGAAGACGAGTTCGGCAATGTCTATTACCAGGGCAAGAAGGACGGTCGGCGCTGGGTGATCTACAATGGTCCGGCCGAAGCCTCGGCCATTCCGGCGGGCTGGCATGGATGGATGCACTATCGTACCGATGTGCCGCCCTCGCAGGCCGACTACACGCCGCGCGAATGGGAAAAGCCGCATCAGCCCAACCTCACGGGCACCGCGATGGCGTACCGGCCTGACGGCTCGATCCTCAACAACCAGACACGGCCGCGCGTGACGGGCGATTACGACGCCTGGTCGCCGGAGTAA
- a CDS encoding vitamin B12-dependent ribonucleotide reductase, with amino-acid sequence MQIERRFTTAGQSAYEGIEFRSATSEIRNPDGSVVFRLEDIAVPAQWSQVAADIIAQKYFRKAGVAKALKKVEENDVPSWLWRSVPDEKALAKLPEDERYGSEMDSRQVFDRLAGTWTYWGWKGGYFTTEEDARAFYDELCYMLATQRVAPNSPQWFNTGLHWAYGIDGPGQGHFYVDPFTHKLVQSKSAYEHPQPHACFIQSVDDDLVNENGIMDLWVREARLFKYGSGTGTNFSALRGSGEKLSGGGKSSGLMSFLKIGDRAAGAIKSGGTTRRAAKMVVIDIDHPDIEEYINWKVKEEQKVAALVTGSKTVSKHLKLIMKAAVNCEGNGDDCFDPNKNPALKREVKAAKKALVPENYIFRVIQFAKQGYTDIDFPVYDTDWDSEAYLTVSGQNSNNSVRVTDDFLRAVEEDGDWALKARQTGKVTKTLKARDLWEQVGYAAWASADPGIQYHTTINEWHTSPEAGPINASNPCSEYMFLDDTACNLASINLLPYRGQDGVFNTADYEHTVRLWTLVLEVSVMMAQFPSRAIAERSYLYRTLGLGYANIGGLLMTSGIPYDSDEGRAIAGALTAIMTGVSYATSAEIASELGAFKDYKRNAKHMLRVIRNHRNAAYGKADGYEGLSITPVPLDHAACPDQNLVARATAAWDAALELGEKHGYRNAQVSVIAPTGTIGLVMDCDTTGIEPDFALVKFKKLAGGGYFKIINRAVPQALRTLGYSEDQIAEIEAYAVGHGNMNQAPGINPATLATKGFPQDKIEALNAAMKSAFDIKFVFNQWTLGADFLKELGVTDAQLSDPTFELLPFLGFSKKDIEAANIHVCGAMTLEGAPFLKDEHLPVFDCATPCGKIGKRYLSVESHIRMMAAAQPFITGAISKTINMPNDATVEDAKEAYMLSWKLALKANALYRDGSKLSQPLNSSLLADDDEDEDEVAEIAALPAAERVPAVTERIVEKIVAQGRERMPDRRKGYTQKAIVGGHKVYVHTGEYADGRLGEIFIDMHKEGAAFRAMMNNFAIAISIGLQYGVPLDEFVEAFTFTRFEPAGLVMGNDHIKNATSILDYVFRELAISYLDRTDLAHVTPDAGATTIGKGVSEDNAVKDRSAPAPVPADNFVSRGMTRGRVKDKTLMLVASSDYKPANPVQAIQAQTVTALKQGTALKADPEAEAAATKLVDEAQAKDTTTLRLEAQMKGYVGEACSECQNFTLVRNGTCLKCDTCGSTTGCS; translated from the coding sequence ATGCAGATAGAACGGCGCTTCACCACGGCGGGCCAATCCGCCTACGAAGGCATCGAATTCCGCTCGGCGACGAGCGAAATCCGCAATCCTGACGGATCGGTCGTGTTCCGTCTCGAGGATATCGCCGTGCCGGCCCAGTGGAGCCAGGTCGCAGCCGACATCATCGCGCAGAAATATTTCCGCAAGGCCGGTGTCGCCAAGGCGCTCAAAAAGGTCGAGGAGAACGACGTTCCCTCCTGGCTGTGGCGCTCGGTTCCCGACGAAAAGGCCCTCGCCAAGCTCCCCGAAGACGAGCGCTACGGCTCGGAAATGGATTCGCGTCAGGTCTTTGATCGCCTCGCCGGTACCTGGACCTATTGGGGCTGGAAGGGCGGCTATTTCACCACCGAAGAAGACGCCCGCGCCTTCTATGACGAGCTGTGCTACATGCTCGCCACCCAGCGTGTCGCGCCCAATTCCCCGCAATGGTTCAACACCGGCCTGCACTGGGCCTATGGCATCGACGGCCCCGGCCAGGGTCATTTCTATGTCGACCCCTTCACCCACAAGCTCGTGCAGTCCAAATCGGCCTACGAGCACCCCCAGCCCCATGCCTGCTTCATACAGTCCGTCGATGATGACCTCGTCAACGAGAACGGCATCATGGATCTCTGGGTCCGCGAGGCGCGCCTGTTCAAATACGGCTCGGGCACGGGCACCAATTTCTCGGCCCTGCGCGGCTCCGGCGAAAAGCTTTCGGGCGGCGGCAAGTCCTCGGGTCTGATGAGCTTCCTTAAAATCGGCGACCGCGCTGCCGGTGCCATCAAGTCGGGCGGCACCACCCGCCGCGCCGCCAAGATGGTGGTGATCGATATCGATCACCCCGATATCGAGGAATACATCAACTGGAAGGTCAAGGAAGAGCAGAAGGTCGCCGCGCTGGTCACCGGCTCCAAAACCGTCTCCAAGCACCTGAAACTCATCATGAAAGCCGCCGTCAATTGCGAAGGCAATGGCGACGATTGCTTCGATCCCAACAAGAACCCGGCCCTAAAGCGCGAGGTCAAGGCCGCCAAGAAGGCTCTGGTGCCGGAAAACTACATCTTCCGCGTCATCCAGTTCGCCAAGCAGGGCTATACCGATATCGATTTCCCAGTCTACGACACTGACTGGGACAGCGAAGCCTATCTCACCGTTTCGGGCCAGAACTCGAACAACTCCGTTCGTGTCACCGACGACTTCCTGCGCGCTGTTGAAGAGGACGGCGATTGGGCGCTGAAGGCTCGCCAGACCGGCAAGGTCACCAAGACGCTGAAAGCCCGCGATCTCTGGGAGCAGGTCGGCTATGCCGCCTGGGCTTCCGCCGACCCCGGCATCCAATACCACACCACCATCAACGAGTGGCACACCTCCCCCGAAGCCGGCCCGATCAACGCGTCGAACCCGTGCTCGGAATATATGTTCCTCGACGACACGGCCTGTAACCTGGCATCCATCAACCTGTTGCCCTATCGCGGCCAGGATGGCGTCTTCAACACCGCCGACTATGAGCACACCGTCCGCCTCTGGACGCTTGTTCTCGAAGTATCGGTGATGATGGCCCAGTTCCCCTCGCGTGCCATCGCCGAGCGCAGCTATCTCTACCGTACCCTGGGCCTGGGCTACGCCAATATCGGCGGCCTGCTGATGACTTCGGGCATCCCCTATGACAGCGACGAAGGCCGCGCCATCGCCGGAGCGCTCACTGCCATCATGACCGGCGTTTCCTACGCCACCTCGGCCGAGATTGCCTCGGAACTGGGCGCCTTCAAGGATTACAAGCGCAACGCCAAGCACATGCTGCGCGTCATCCGCAACCATCGCAACGCCGCTTATGGCAAAGCCGATGGCTATGAGGGCCTTTCGATCACCCCGGTGCCGCTCGACCATGCCGCCTGCCCCGATCAGAACCTCGTCGCCCGCGCCACTGCCGCTTGGGACGCAGCGCTCGAGTTGGGCGAAAAGCACGGCTATCGCAACGCCCAGGTCTCCGTCATCGCTCCCACCGGTACTATTGGCCTGGTGATGGATTGCGACACCACGGGCATCGAACCGGACTTTGCGCTCGTCAAGTTCAAGAAGCTCGCCGGCGGCGGCTATTTCAAGATCATCAACCGCGCCGTTCCCCAGGCCCTGCGCACTCTCGGCTATTCGGAAGACCAGATCGCCGAGATCGAGGCCTATGCCGTTGGTCATGGGAACATGAACCAGGCGCCCGGCATCAATCCGGCAACGCTGGCCACCAAAGGCTTCCCTCAGGACAAGATCGAAGCGCTCAACGCCGCCATGAAGTCGGCCTTCGACATCAAGTTCGTCTTCAACCAGTGGACGCTTGGCGCTGATTTCCTTAAGGAACTCGGCGTCACGGACGCCCAGCTTTCCGACCCGACATTCGAGCTCCTGCCCTTCCTGGGCTTCTCGAAAAAGGACATCGAGGCCGCCAACATCCACGTCTGCGGTGCCATGACGCTCGAAGGCGCGCCCTTCCTGAAAGACGAGCACCTGCCCGTCTTCGATTGCGCCACCCCGTGTGGCAAGATCGGCAAGCGTTATTTGTCGGTGGAATCCCACATCCGCATGATGGCAGCGGCCCAGCCCTTCATCACGGGCGCAATCTCCAAGACCATCAACATGCCCAACGACGCCACCGTCGAGGACGCCAAGGAAGCTTACATGCTCTCCTGGAAGCTGGCACTCAAGGCCAACGCGCTCTACCGTGACGGTTCCAAGCTCAGCCAGCCGCTCAATTCCTCGCTGTTGGCCGACGACGACGAGGATGAAGACGAGGTCGCCGAAATCGCCGCCCTCCCCGCCGCCGAACGCGTTCCGGCCGTCACCGAACGCATCGTCGAAAAAATCGTCGCACAAGGCCGCGAGCGTATGCCCGACCGCCGCAAGGGCTACACCCAGAAGGCGATCGTGGGCGGCCACAAGGTCTATGTGCACACCGGCGAATATGCTGACGGACGCCTGGGCGAGATCTTCATCGACATGCACAAGGAAGGCGCCGCCTTCCGTGCCATGATGAACAATTTCGCCATCGCCATCTCGATCGGCCTGCAATATGGCGTGCCGCTCGATGAGTTCGTGGAGGCCTTCACCTTCACCCGCTTCGAGCCCGCCGGCCTCGTCATGGGTAATGACCACATCAAGAACGCAACCTCGATCCTCGACTATGTGTTCCGCGAGCTGGCCATTTCTTATCTCGACCGTACGGACCTGGCCCATGTGACCCCGGATGCCGGCGCCACCACCATCGGCAAGGGCGTCTCCGAAGACAACGCCGTCAAGGACCGCTCGGCCCCTGCTCCGGTCCCGGCAGACAACTTCGTCTCCCGCGGCATGACCCGTGGCCGGGTCAAGGACAAAACCCTGATGCTGGTCGCCTCCTCGGATTACAAGCCCGCCAATCCGGTCCAAGCCATCCAGGCCCAAACCGTCACGGCCCTCAAGCAGGGCACCGCACTTAAGGCCGACCCGGAAGCCGAAGCCGCCGCAACCAAATTGGTGGACGAGGCCCAAGCCAAGGACACCACCACCCTGCGGCTCGAAGCCCAGATGAAGGGATACGTGGGTGAAGCGTGCTCGGAGTGCCAGAACTTCACGCTGGTTCGGAACGGGACTTGTCTGAAGTGCGACACGTGTGGCAGCACGACCGGGTGTAGCTGA
- a CDS encoding AAA family ATPase — protein MFASSVGQWFSGGGKGHLGDVIKQIDEVFGAAAAAAPAILFLDELDALPDRRTLSDRAREWWTSVVTHVLTRLDGAASATAQDLIIVGATNYPERLDDALLRPGRFSRVIRIGLPSSVELVGIFRQHLGSDLPDTDLTLLGQLATGATGAHVAGWVKTARRRARQAQRPLHMGDLLALVAPEETRPAEEVRRVAVHEAAHAVTGHLLGLPPVSGISIVRRGDIGGYSALEDDGSSVLTCRDIGAFIQMHLAGRCAEIVFFGEASSGAVTVPIWHGAPNASRCSVSALPRRLPRTPITGSCALASIRARRWTVMSRPSRHHWLNPT, from the coding sequence CTGTTCGCATCCTCCGTCGGTCAGTGGTTCTCCGGAGGAGGCAAAGGCCATCTGGGCGATGTGATCAAGCAGATCGATGAGGTGTTCGGCGCAGCCGCCGCTGCGGCGCCCGCCATCCTCTTTCTTGATGAACTCGATGCCTTGCCCGACCGCCGCACGCTCAGCGACCGGGCCCGGGAATGGTGGACATCTGTGGTCACCCATGTCCTGACCAGACTCGATGGCGCAGCCTCGGCAACAGCCCAGGACCTGATCATCGTCGGCGCCACCAACTATCCCGAGCGGCTCGATGACGCCCTGCTGCGCCCCGGCAGGTTCTCCAGGGTGATCCGCATCGGACTGCCCTCCTCTGTCGAGCTTGTGGGCATCTTTCGCCAGCATCTGGGATCCGACCTGCCCGATACCGACCTGACGCTCCTGGGCCAGTTGGCCACGGGCGCTACCGGAGCCCATGTTGCAGGCTGGGTCAAAACCGCCCGCCGGCGGGCCCGCCAAGCGCAAAGGCCGCTGCACATGGGGGACCTCCTCGCTCTGGTCGCTCCCGAAGAGACGCGCCCAGCCGAGGAGGTCCGGCGCGTTGCCGTCCATGAGGCCGCCCACGCGGTCACCGGGCACCTGCTCGGCCTGCCCCCGGTCAGCGGGATCTCCATCGTGCGGCGCGGAGACATTGGCGGCTACTCTGCCCTGGAAGACGATGGATCTTCGGTTCTTACCTGCAGGGATATCGGGGCCTTTATCCAGATGCACCTGGCCGGCCGCTGTGCCGAGATCGTCTTCTTCGGTGAGGCCTCCTCAGGCGCCGTAACGGTTCCGATCTGGCACGGGGCGCCCAACGCGTCGAGGTGTTCGGTATCGGCTCTGCCGCGCCGATTGCCGAGGACGCCAATTACCGGCTCTTGCGCATTGGCATCAATTCGCGCGCGACGGTGGACAGTCATGTCCAGGCCATCACGGCATCACTGGCTGAACCCAACGTAG
- a CDS encoding SIS domain-containing protein produces the protein MAEDANYRLLRIGINSRATVDSHVQAITASLAEPNVAVLTISHSGSTVETLTATQLAKEAGATTIAITNFGKSPLLAHSDIVLNTLARETHFRTEAMTSRIAQLAIVDTLIASLALADYDRSLSTLNHTFEVLSSKRL, from the coding sequence ATTGCCGAGGACGCCAATTACCGGCTCTTGCGCATTGGCATCAATTCGCGCGCGACGGTGGACAGTCATGTCCAGGCCATCACGGCATCACTGGCTGAACCCAACGTAGCAGTTTTAACCATCTCCCACTCGGGCAGCACGGTCGAGACCCTCACAGCGACCCAGCTCGCCAAGGAGGCAGGCGCAACGACCATCGCGATCACCAATTTCGGCAAATCACCGCTGCTGGCTCATAGCGATATCGTGCTCAACACGCTGGCCCGCGAGACCCACTTCCGCACCGAGGCCATGACGAGCCGCATTGCCCAGCTTGCGATTGTCGATACGCTCATCGCTTCCCTGGCGTTGGCCGACTACGACCGTTCACTCTCAACGCTAAACCACACGTTCGAGGTTCTCTCCAGCAAGCGTCTCTAG
- a CDS encoding transposase, with amino-acid sequence MDQGLKVMLDTQVCDIERRIESVIAQEENSATKAKLLQSIPGIGPVSAAMLIAEKMPELGMTAGEAAAMTGLAPVSHDSGTMRGTRAIAGGRRALRHVLFQAALAAACHNPVLKPIARRLKERGKPHKLIIVAITRKLITIANAIFKTGRPSQPQIGS; translated from the coding sequence ATGGATCAGGGCCTCAAGGTCATGCTGGACACCCAAGTCTGTGACATCGAGCGACGGATTGAAAGTGTCATCGCACAGGAAGAGAATTCCGCCACCAAAGCAAAGCTCCTGCAATCCATTCCCGGCATCGGTCCGGTTTCCGCGGCAATGCTGATCGCAGAAAAAATGCCGGAACTCGGTATGACTGCAGGCGAGGCCGCAGCTATGACAGGCCTCGCCCCGGTGTCTCACGATAGCGGAACGATGCGGGGTACGCGCGCAATCGCAGGAGGACGGAGGGCGCTGCGCCATGTGCTATTCCAGGCCGCACTCGCAGCTGCCTGTCACAACCCAGTTCTAAAACCGATCGCAAGACGGCTCAAAGAGCGGGGAAAGCCCCACAAACTCATTATCGTGGCCATCACCCGCAAGCTGATAACCATCGCAAACGCCATCTTTAAAACGGGCAGACCATCGCAGCCGCAGATCGGCTCATAG
- a CDS encoding transposase — protein sequence MSSETGWPNAAAKPSSRQNPTRKHPHAWDRIAYKSRNLIERMFCRLKDFRRIATRYDKRADTFLSAVFVAATIIWRLN from the coding sequence ATGAGCTCAGAGACTGGCTGGCCGAACGCGGCTGCCAAGCCGTCATCCCGCCAAAATCCGACCCGCAAGCACCCACATGCATGGGACAGGATCGCCTACAAAAGCCGAAATCTTATCGAGCGGATGTTCTGCCGCCTCAAGGACTTCCGCCGCATCGCAACACGCTACGACAAACGTGCCGACACCTTCCTGTCCGCCGTCTTCGTCGCCGCTACTATCATCTGGCGGCTCAATTGA
- a CDS encoding 2Fe-2S iron-sulfur cluster-binding protein produces MQLTVNGSSHDVEVEPDTPLLWVIREELGLTGTKYGCGVAQCGACTVLVDGSPRRSCITPASTVEGADIRTIETVEETETGRRVVEAWVANQVPQCGYCQSGQVMAATALLTNNPNPTDEEIGSAMTNLCRCGTYNKIRAAVRTAAEA; encoded by the coding sequence ATGCAGCTCACAGTCAATGGATCATCACATGATGTCGAGGTGGAGCCCGATACCCCTCTTTTATGGGTCATTCGGGAAGAATTGGGACTGACCGGCACCAAATATGGTTGCGGGGTCGCCCAATGTGGTGCCTGCACGGTATTGGTTGATGGTTCTCCCAGGAGGTCGTGCATCACACCGGCCAGCACGGTCGAGGGAGCGGACATTCGCACCATCGAAACGGTTGAGGAAACCGAAACCGGCCGCCGCGTCGTGGAGGCTTGGGTCGCAAACCAGGTGCCTCAGTGCGGGTATTGCCAGTCCGGCCAGGTCATGGCCGCGACAGCCTTGTTGACCAACAATCCCAATCCCACCGATGAGGAAATCGGATCGGCAATGACCAATCTGTGCCGCTGCGGAACCTACAACAAGATTCGCGCTGCCGTGCGCACTGCTGCGGAGGCCTGA